ATTTCCTTTGTTCCATGCGTAATGCAGACATTCCTATACTTGGCTTTTGCTGCTACGGAGTGCTTGATATTGGTGGCAATGTCCTATGATCggtatgtggccatctgtcacccctTACATTATGCTGTCATCATGAGCTGGAGAGTGTGCACGGCCCTGGCTGTCACTTCCTGGTCCTGTGGATTTATCCTCTCCCTGGTACATGCCGTGCTCCTCCTGAGGCTGCCCTTCTGTGGGCCTCAGGAAGTGAACCACCTGTTCTGTGAGATCCTCTCTGTCCTCAAGCTGGCCTGTGCTGACCCCTGGATCAACCAAGTGGTCCTCCTTGCTGCCAGTGTTTTTGTCTTAGTGGGGCCCCTGTGCTTAATGCTGGCGTCCTACACGCGCATCCTGCTGGCCATCCTGAGGATCCAGTCAGGGGAGGGCCGcagaaaggccttctccacctgctcctcccacctctgtGTGGTGGGGCTCTTCTTCGGGATAGCGATGCTGGTTTACATGGTCCCAGACTCCAGTCAGcgagaggagcaggagaaaagGCTGTCGCTCTTTCACAGTCTC
This is a stretch of genomic DNA from Ictidomys tridecemlineatus isolate mIctTri1 chromosome 2, mIctTri1.hap1, whole genome shotgun sequence. It encodes these proteins:
- the LOC101967101 gene encoding olfactory receptor 2A2, producing MGGNQSWVTEFILVGFQLRAEMEVFLFWVFSLLYIFSLLANGMILGLICLDPRLHTPMYFFLSHLAVLDMSYASNNVPKMLANLMNQRRTISFVPCVMQTFLYLAFAATECLILVAMSYDRYVAICHPLHYAVIMSWRVCTALAVTSWSCGFILSLVHAVLLLRLPFCGPQEVNHLFCEILSVLKLACADPWINQVVLLAASVFVLVGPLCLMLASYTRILLAILRIQSGEGRRKAFSTCSSHLCVVGLFFGIAMLVYMVPDSSQREEQEKRLSLFHSLFNPVLNPLIYSLRNSQVKDALRRALQKRSM